The following proteins come from a genomic window of Miscanthus floridulus cultivar M001 chromosome 2, ASM1932011v1, whole genome shotgun sequence:
- the LOC136539579 gene encoding uncharacterized protein, with amino-acid sequence MSRYHLKQYEKEHMKMAMLKQEETFRQQVQELHRLYRVQQLLMAGAANEATMAMPPAATRCNLEDDERRRAAENDAASSRSWPDDAYDSRSQQGNNKAPPPLVLQESELELTLALGCFGAAGTKKAAAAKKEASSSVDSRTSFSSSSTESGSPDDCGVRQLHPPGQPSVGQRLEQEGLPQPPWLHKCLNLAR; translated from the exons ATGTCAAGGTATCATCTGAAGCAGTACGAGAAGGAGCATATGAAGATGGCCATGCTGAAGCAAGAAGAGACGTTCAGGCAACAG GTTCAAGAGCTGCACCGGCTGTACCGGGTCCAGCAGCTACTGATGGCCGGTGCGGCGAACGAGGCAACAATGGCAATGCCGCCCGCCGCCACCCGATGCAACCTCGAGGACGACGAGAGGCGGCGCGCCGCGGAGAACGACGCCGCCTCGAGCAGGTCGTGGCCGGACGACGCCTACGACTCGCGGTCGCAGCAGGGGAATAACAAGGCCCCTCCTCCGCTTGTTCTCCAAGAGAGCGAGCTGGAGCTGACACTGGCTCTAGGGTGTTTCGGGGCGGCCGGGACGAAGAAGGCGGCCGCGGCCAAGAAAGAGGCGTCGTCCAGCGTGGACTCGAGGACGAGCTTCTCGTCGTCGTCGACGGAGTCCGGCAGCCCCGACGACTGCGGGGTCCGCCAGCTGCATCCTCCGGGCCAGCCTAGCGTTGGGCAGCGTCTGGAGCAGGAAGGGCTGCCGCAGCCTCCCTGGCTCCACAAGTGCCTGAATTTGGCACGGTAG